Below is a window of Yersinia kristensenii DNA.
TTTCTGCGTATTATAGCCAATCAGGATGCTGAGGAAGGTAAACAAACCGATGCTGAATACTTTCATGTAAGCAATCAGTGCCGCCAACCATGGGGATTGAATCACGCCATCCAAGGCCAATGTTTGCTGGAGCAAGGTTGCGATCCCCAGCAATAATCCCGCAGCAATAAAACCGGGAATGAGTGGGGTAAAAATAGTGGCGAATTTGGTCAGAAAATTATGAACCGCGCTTTGTTGTTTCGCTTTCATTTGCTGCTTTGTTTGGTTGGCTAACACCTTTAAATTAATATCATTAATATTTTCAACTGGTTGCTGAGGTTCGGAACTCAGTAGTTTGTTCATCATTTCGCTGGCTGTTTGGGCTTTGCCCGGCCCAAGAATGATTTGTAATTGGTCATCGCCATTCACCACCCCCATTACCCCGGGGATTTTTTTTAAGCTTTCATGTTGTATCAGCTGACGGTCTTTTAAAGTGAGACGGAGTCTCGTCATGCAGTTTCCGCAGACGATGATATTTTGACGCCCACCAATGAAGAGTAAAATTTGATCTATCGTGGTGCCCGTTATTTTCGCCATGATTATGCTTTAATCTCCTGTAGCGCTTTGCGAATAAATCCCTTATTTTTCTTGAGAATATCGGCTGCTTCCTCTGCAGACATACCACTCAGGATCATCATAATGGCTGTTTTACAGTGGCGGTTACATTCATTGAGCGCTTCTTGCGCATCCTCGGGGGAACACTCTGTCGCCTGAACCACAATATCGACCTGGCGCTGCACCAGTTTGGCATTTGTCGCCTCAACATCCACCATCAGATTGCTATAAACTTTTCCGCTACGGATCATCGCGCCAGTGGTCAACATATTCAGAATTAACTTTTGTGCAGTTCCTGCTTTCATCCGTGATGACCCAGTGACCACTTCCGGGCCGACCAAAGGCTCAATGGCGATATCTGCCGCATTTCCCATTTCGCTATTTTGATTGCAGGAAATAGCCACCACGCTAGCCCCAACACGCCGTGCATAGGCCATGGCCCCCAGTACATAAGGTGTGCGGCCACTGGCTGCAATTCCCACTAACACATCACGGGCATTAAAATTGAGATTGCGCAGATCTTGCTCACCCATTTCACGGCTATCTTCTGCATTTTCAACTGCTTGTAGAATGGCTGTGTTTCCGCCAGCAATCAGGCCAATGACCATATCTCGCGGCGTACCGTAAGTTGGCGGGCACTCACTAGCATCCAAAATCCCCAATCGCCCAGAAGTCCCCGCGCCACAATAAATTAATCTGCCGCCGAGCACGAAAGCTTCTGCGATAAGAGAAACAGCTTGGGCGATTTCGGGCAGTTTTTCCTCCACTGCGAAGGGCACTTTTTTATCCTCATGATTGATAACCTTGAGTATCTCCAGTGTTGATAGCGTATCAATTTGAGCACTGGCGGGGTTTCGGCTTTCCGTAACCATTGAGCTTAGATTAATCTTCATGGGGACTTCCTTTTATTTAAATTATCGGCGATGTTAAGGAATTATTTGTTTATTAAACGTGATGATTATCACGGTAAAATCTATTCTAATGACTGGGGTTATGAGGAATAAGTACAGATAAAACAGAACAAATAAATAAATTATCTTCATAATATTTATGCAGTTACACCTGAGTCATAAAAGGTGCTTGCGCTGGAATAATCTATTGTCTTTAACGGGAACCTTTGATGTCGATTTTAAATGAAATAACCTGGTTACTGCCTGAATTGGCTGAAAATCAGCAAA
It encodes the following:
- the murQ gene encoding N-acetylmuramic acid 6-phosphate etherase, coding for MKINLSSMVTESRNPASAQIDTLSTLEILKVINHEDKKVPFAVEEKLPEIAQAVSLIAEAFVLGGRLIYCGAGTSGRLGILDASECPPTYGTPRDMVIGLIAGGNTAILQAVENAEDSREMGEQDLRNLNFNARDVLVGIAASGRTPYVLGAMAYARRVGASVVAISCNQNSEMGNAADIAIEPLVGPEVVTGSSRMKAGTAQKLILNMLTTGAMIRSGKVYSNLMVDVEATNAKLVQRQVDIVVQATECSPEDAQEALNECNRHCKTAIMMILSGMSAEEAADILKKNKGFIRKALQEIKA